Below is a window of bacterium DNA.
CTCGACTGGTGTTGCGTTGTCTGCCGAATTCGGGTGGTCGTCCACGATGTCTGAGATGGCGATGGTGAGGGTGTAGGTGCCGGTGTCGAAGCTGGTCACCTGGACGTTGTAGGTGCCTGTGCCGGGTGCATACCAGGTGTTGTTGTTGACTGTGTTGTCGTTGCGGATCAGCCCGGCCAGCCAGGTGCCGTCGGCGTCGAAAATGTCCAATACTGATTCTTGGAGGGATCCACGGGTTACGTCGAGTTCGTAGAGGCCGCCCTCTGTGGCTTCGAAGGTGAAGTAGTCCACGTCGCCTTCATATTCCAACTCGCCCGGTGCGGACACACCGATCTCGACTGGTGTTGCGTTGTCTGCCGAATTCGGGTGGTCGTCCACGATGTCTGAGATGGCGATGGTGAGGGTGTAGGTGCCGGTGCCGGTGCGGAAGCTGGCTACCTGGACGTTGTAGGTGCCTTTGCCGGGTGCGAGCCAGATGAGCCGGGAGGCTGTGGACTCGGCGGAGTCGTCGTTGGCGTCCAGCCAGATCCCGTCGGCGTCGAACAGTTCGAGTATGGAGTCATCGAGAGTTCCGAGCGTCACGTCCAGCTGGTAGTACTCGCCTTCTTGGGCTTCGAAGGCGAAGTAGTCCCTGTCGCCTTCGTAGTCAATGGCGCCATGGGTGTCCACTCCGATCTCGACTGGTGTTGCGTCGGCGGTCGAATCGGGGTGATCGTCCACGATGTCCGAAAGGGCGATGGTGAGGGTGTAGGTGCCGGTGCCGACGTCGAAGCCGGTCACCCGTACGTAGTAGGTGCCTGTGCCGGGTGCGATCCAATAGAGCCGGGAGGCTGCGGACTCGGCGGAGTCGTCGTTGCCGTCCAGCCAGATGCCGTAGGTGTCGAAGATGTCAAGCACAGAGTCTTCGAGTGTTCCGAGGGTCACGTCCAGTTGGTAGAGCTCGCCTTCTTCAGCCGCGAAGGCGAAATAGTCGCCGTCGCCTTCGTAGTCGATCGCGCCTCGGGCGGCCAGTCCGACATCGACCCGTACTGCGTTGGCTGCCGAATTCGCATGGTCGTCCGTGATGCCTGAGATCGTGAGCGTGTAGGTGCCGGTGCCGGTGCCAAAGCTGGTCACTTGGACGTAGTAGGTGCCTGTGCCGGGTGCGTCCCACACGAGCCGCGACGCGGTTGTTTCGCCATAGTCGTCGTTGCTGTCCAGCCAGGTGCCGTCGGCGTCATATAGGTCCAGTACGGAGTCTTCGAGAGTGCCGAGGGTCACGTCCAGTTGGTAGAAGTCGCCTTGTTCGGCTTCGAAGGTGAAGTAGTCGCCGGCGCCTTCGAGGTCCAACTCGCCCTGGAATGCCACGCCGATCCCGATGGGTGTTGCCTCCTCGATCACCTGGTCCCAAGGCAGGTCACCGGGATCCGACCACGATAGGTCGGGCACGCACTCCAGCAACTCGAACAGATACAAGGAGTCGTCGGCGAAGCCGGTGAAGAGGGTTGCCCAGTCGAAGTCGGTCACCCATTCCCGGAGGCAGGTTGCCTCTTCCTCGCTGAGGTCGTCGAGGGTCAGTCCGGTGTCCTCGAGTACGGAGGCAATGAACATGTCGGGAGCGCATGAGAACAGGTCGGGGAGGAAGTCCACGAGGACCGCGAAGTCGTCTCCGGCGAGGAGCGTTGCCCAGTCGGTGTCGGCTGCCCATTCCCGGAGGCAGGTTGCCTCTTCCTCGCTGAGGTCGTCGAGGGTCAGTCCGGTGTCCTCGATCATGGATGAGATGAACATGTCGGGGGCGCATGCGATCAGGTCGGGGAGGAAGTCGCCGAGAAGCGCGAGGTCGTCTCCGGTGAGGAGCGTTGCCCAGTTGGTGTCGGCTGCCCATTCCCGGAGGCAGGTTGCTTCTTCCTCGCTGAGGTCGTCGAGGGTCAGTCCGGTCTCCTCGAGCATCAGTGATGTGAACAGATCCGGATTGCACCTCATGAACGCGGTGGTGACTTCCCCTGCCGCCTCGGCGTCATCAGCCGACAGGGCCACCATGGTGGCAACCACATCGATCCCGGACACCCACTCGTTCAGGCAGACCCTCGCATCCGCGTCAATCAGGAACAACCCATCCTCTTCCATCCCTGCGACCAGCAAGGCGAGGAACACGGCGCGGGCAGTTTGGGGGGCGAGGCAGGAGAACATCGAGACCTCCCACGCCTCCGGGGTGTCCGACTCCGACATCACCGGTCGGGCCAGCACCGATTCCAGTAGCTCGCCCTCGAACGAGTCTCGGACGCATTCCTGCTCGGTGGTGGTGAGAGCCTCGAACACCTCCCCCCATTCGGTGGACGCATCAACGCTGACATCGAAATCGGCGGCAGTCTCCGTGGTCTCGGTTGGCGCTGTCGTCGTGCTGCTAGCGGTTGTTGTGGTGCTAGCCGTTGTTGCCGTGTTGATTGCGGCGGTGGTCGTCGACTCCTGAGTCGAGTCGCCCCCACAGCTCGCCAGGACGATGACGGCAAGCGAAGCCCCGAGCAACCCGAGGTAACGGACATGGGATCGCGACTTCATCGGCTCCACAGCCTACCCCGGCATGGTCGTTACCCAGGGGCCTGGCGGAACTCGCCCTGCCTCGATTCGATCGCCTGGCCGGACAGGAGTTGCTCCAAGGCTCCGGTGAGGGTGAGGGCCCCGATGTGCGACCGAACTTGTGGGTAGCGCCGGAGACGACCTCCACCGCCCGACTCGCGGCCTAGGAAAGAGCGACGGTGAGGGTGTAGGTGCCGGTGCTGCGCCTGTAGCTGTGGACTAGGAGGTAGTAGGTGCCTGTAGCGGGTGCTTCCCATCTGAGCGGGGATGTTGTTGCGTCGCTGTGGTAGTCCTCGAAGACCGAGCCGTCGGCGTCGTATAGGTAGAGGACGGAGTCTTGGAGGGTTCCGAGGGTTACGTCTAGCTCGTAGAGTTCGCCCTCGATGGCTTCGAAGGTGAACACGTCGCCGTCGTTGCCGTATTCGAGTTCGCCTTGGGTGGCTATGCCAGTTTCGATGGGTGTTGCGTTCTCCGTCGCGTTTGGGTGGTCGTCTTCTATGTCTGCGATGGTGATGGTGAGGGTGTAGGTGCCGGCGCCGGTGTCGTAGCTGTGTACTCGGACGTAGTAGGTGCCTGTGCCGGCTGCGCGCCATATGCGCGGGGCTGCTGTCGATTCACCGTAGCCGGCGATGGACCCGGTTCCGTCGGTGTCGTAGATACTCAGTCCGGAGTCCGGGAGGGTTCCGAGGGTTACGCCTAATTCGTAGTACTCGCCCTCTGTGGCTCCAAAGCTGAAGAAATCACTGTCGTGGTCGTGTTCCAGTTCGCCTTGGGTGGCTGTTCCGATCTGGACGGGTGTTGCGTTTGCTGTCGAGTTCGGGTGGTCGTCTGTGATGTCTGAGGTGGTGATGGTGAGGGTGTAGGTGCCCCTAACGCTGCCCCAACTGCTTATTTCGGCGTGGTAGGTGCCTGTGTCCGGTGCGTGCCATACGAGCCGGGACGTCGAGTCCCCGTAGTCGTCGTAGCTGGTCAGCCAGTTGCCGTCGGCGCCGTATAGGTCCAGTATTGAGAAAGGGAGGGTTCCGAGGGTTACGTCCAGTTCGTATGCCTGGCCTCTTGTGGCTTCGAAGGCGAAGAAGTCAAAGTCGTTGTCGTATTCCAGTTCGCCTGGGGTGGTCATGTCGAGTTCGACGGGTGTTGCGTTTTCTTTCGAGTTTGGGTGGTCGTCTTCTATGTCTGGGATGGTGATGGTGAGGGTGTAGGTGCCGGAGAGGGTGGCGAAGCCGGCTACTTGGACGTAGTAGGTGCCCGTGGCGGGTGCGCGCCATATCAGCGGGGCTGCTGTCGAGTCGCCGTAGTCGTTGTTGCTGGCCTGCCAAGAGTTGTCGGTGTCGTAGATGGTGAGCCTGGAGTCTGGGAGGGTTTCGAGGGTTACGTCTAGTTCGTAGTACTCGCCCTGCGTCGCTTCGAAGGCGATGTAGTCAACGTCGCCGTCGTGTTCCAGTTCTCCTTGGGTGGCCGCGCCGAGTTCGACGGATGTTGCGTTAGCTGCCGTATCCGGGTGGTCGTCCACGATGATGCGTGAGA
It encodes the following:
- a CDS encoding PPC domain-containing protein; this translates as MKSRSHVRYLGLLGASLAVIVLASCGGDSTQESTTTAAINTATTASTTTTASSTTTAPTETTETAADFDVSVDASTEWGEVFEALTTTEQECVRDSFEGELLESVLARPVMSESDTPEAWEVSMFSCLAPQTARAVFLALLVAGMEEDGLFLIDADARVCLNEWVSGIDVVATMVALSADDAEAAGEVTTAFMRCNPDLFTSLMLEETGLTLDDLSEEEATCLREWAADTNWATLLTGDDLALLGDFLPDLIACAPDMFISSMIEDTGLTLDDLSEEEATCLREWAADTDWATLLAGDDFAVLVDFLPDLFSCAPDMFIASVLEDTGLTLDDLSEEEATCLREWVTDFDWATLFTGFADDSLYLFELLECVPDLSWSDPGDLPWDQVIEEATPIGIGVAFQGELDLEGAGDYFTFEAEQGDFYQLDVTLGTLEDSVLDLYDADGTWLDSNDDYGETTASRLVWDAPGTGTYYVQVTSFGTGTGTYTLTISGITDDHANSAANAVRVDVGLAARGAIDYEGDGDYFAFAAEEGELYQLDVTLGTLEDSVLDIFDTYGIWLDGNDDSAESAASRLYWIAPGTGTYYVRVTGFDVGTGTYTLTIALSDIVDDHPDSTADATPVEIGVDTHGAIDYEGDRDYFAFEAQEGEYYQLDVTLGTLDDSILELFDADGIWLDANDDSAESTASRLIWLAPGKGTYNVQVASFRTGTGTYTLTIAISDIVDDHPNSADNATPVEIGVSAPGELEYEGDVDYFTFEATEGGLYELDVTRGSLQESVLDIFDADGTWLAGLIRNDNTVNNNTWYAPGTGTYNVQVTSFDTGTYTLTIAISDIVDDHPNSADNATPVEIGVAVQGELEYEGDGDFFAFEATAGESYELDVTLGTLQDSVLDLYDADGTWLDGNDDYGDSTASRLTWTAPSTGTYYVEVTDFGSGTGTYTLTIATAL